The Vallitalea longa genome includes a window with the following:
- a CDS encoding HPr family phosphocarrier protein, protein MVKSLIEITNETGLHARPASEFVKVAKNYKSDVFLQKEDKKINAKSILGILALCLNKGSKAEIIVDGEDEGMAMEALTDLINNMVE, encoded by the coding sequence ATGGTAAAAAGTTTGATAGAGATAACAAATGAAACAGGATTACATGCAAGACCAGCAAGTGAATTTGTTAAGGTTGCTAAGAATTACAAAAGTGATGTTTTCCTTCAGAAAGAAGATAAGAAAATAAATGCAAAAAGTATATTAGGTATATTGGCATTATGCTTAAACAAAGGTTCAAAGGCTGAGATTATAGTAGATGGTGAAGATGAGGGAATGGCAATGGAAGCGCTTACTGATTTAATTAATAATATGGTTGAATAA
- the araD gene encoding L-ribulose-5-phosphate 4-epimerase — MLESLKEEVLQANLELPKKGLVTYTWGNVSGIDRSKGLIVIKPSGVPYDEMTINDLVVIDLKGNIVEGHLNPSSDAPTHVVLYDKFPDICGVVHNHSSWATTWAQAGRRIPALGTTHADYFYGYIPVTREMNSDEIQGQYEEQTGKVIVETFKEYNPMDMPGVIVRNHGPFTWGKNASEAVHNAVVLEEIAKMAYHAYQLTPGLEPISDVLLDKHFFRKHGKDAYYGQK, encoded by the coding sequence ATGTTGGAATCTCTTAAAGAAGAAGTTTTACAAGCTAATCTTGAATTACCTAAAAAAGGTTTGGTTACTTATACTTGGGGAAATGTTAGTGGTATTGACCGTAGTAAAGGTTTAATTGTAATAAAACCAAGTGGTGTACCTTACGATGAGATGACTATAAATGATTTGGTAGTTATTGATTTAAAAGGAAATATAGTAGAAGGACATCTGAACCCTTCGTCTGATGCACCTACACATGTCGTATTATATGATAAATTTCCTGATATATGTGGTGTTGTGCATAATCATTCTAGCTGGGCAACAACTTGGGCGCAGGCAGGTAGAAGAATACCAGCACTTGGGACAACACATGCCGATTATTTTTACGGATATATTCCAGTAACAAGAGAAATGAATTCAGATGAGATACAAGGACAATATGAAGAACAAACAGGTAAAGTTATTGTTGAAACTTTTAAAGAATATAATCCAATGGATATGCCAGGAGTTATAGTGAGAAATCATGGGCCATTCACTTGGGGCAAGAATGCTTCAGAAGCTGTACATAATGCTGTTGTACTAGAAGAAATAGCAAAAATGGCATATCATGCATATCAATTGACACCAGGTTTAGAGCCTATAAGTGATGTATTATTAGATAAACATTTTTTTAGGAAACACGGTAAAGACGCATATTATGGACAAAAATAG
- a CDS encoding L-ribulose-5-phosphate 3-epimerase, protein MIDLDRNPIGIYEKAIPSYYTWEERLIAAKIAGYDYVEISIDESDERLNRLEWNSKQRKELADAIHRTGVRIPSMCLSGHRRYPLGSENDQIRNEALNIMKKAIQFASDVGINVIQIAGYDVFYEKSNEKTIQRFYEGLKKSIEWASKANIILAMEVMDYKFTGSVKKIMDYVKEFNSPYFQVYPDLGNISAWGNDIAKDLQCGDGHIVAVHAKDTLPGEFRRVDFGKGCVDFVEGFTQLNRMNYQGPILVEMWVDDSADFMQIITDARKWIINKMNKAGMKI, encoded by the coding sequence ATGATTGATTTAGATAGAAATCCAATAGGCATCTATGAAAAAGCCATTCCATCCTATTATACTTGGGAAGAACGTTTGATAGCTGCTAAAATTGCTGGATATGATTATGTAGAGATATCAATAGATGAAAGTGATGAAAGATTAAACAGATTAGAATGGAATAGTAAACAGAGAAAAGAACTAGCCGATGCCATACATAGAACTGGAGTTAGGATTCCTAGTATGTGCTTAAGTGGTCACCGTAGATATCCACTTGGAAGTGAAAATGACCAGATAAGAAATGAAGCTCTAAATATAATGAAAAAGGCAATCCAATTTGCATCAGATGTAGGTATTAATGTAATTCAAATTGCTGGATACGATGTTTTTTATGAAAAAAGCAATGAGAAGACCATACAAAGATTCTACGAAGGATTAAAAAAAAGTATTGAATGGGCTAGTAAAGCCAATATAATACTTGCTATGGAAGTAATGGATTATAAATTCACAGGATCTGTCAAAAAGATAATGGACTATGTAAAAGAATTTAATTCACCTTATTTTCAAGTCTATCCAGATTTGGGTAACATCTCTGCTTGGGGCAATGATATAGCAAAAGATTTACAATGTGGTGATGGACATATAGTTGCTGTTCATGCGAAAGATACTTTGCCAGGGGAATTCAGAAGAGTCGATTTTGGAAAAGGATGTGTAGATTTTGTTGAAGGTTTTACACAATTAAATAGAATGAATTATCAAGGACCTATATTGGTTGAGATGTGGGTAGATGATTCTGCTGATTTCATGCAGATTATTACAGATGCAAGAAAATGGATAATTAACAAAATGAATAAAGCTGGTATGAAAATATAG